The Phyllopteryx taeniolatus isolate TA_2022b chromosome 7, UOR_Ptae_1.2, whole genome shotgun sequence genome has a segment encoding these proteins:
- the tbxa2r gene encoding thromboxane A2 receptor isoform X5: MNTSALLPSNDTPLCYRINNPPFKYVPTIASAYFSSIFSVLGITSNLIAFVVLIKSFQRTHSSSRSSFLIFLGGLVITDFMGLVVTGSIVVSFHVTHFNWRNLDPHCHFCNFMGMSMVFYGLCPLLLGAAMALERFIGITRPFARTTTLPRRRTVFMLLLDKMQRPRDQEVEMMVQLILIMAIASICWCPMLIYILVNSSTEEAVKDESVLLYIRLATCNQIFDPWIYIMCHVSRIRSLLHKLC, encoded by the exons ATGAACACTTCTGCCCTACTGCCCTCTAACGACACGCCGCTCTGCTACAGGATTAACAATCCTCCTTTTAAGTATGTGCCCACCATTGCCTCAGCCTACTTCTCTTCCATCTTCAGCGTGTTGGGTATCACCTCCAACCTCATCGCCTTTGTGGTTCTAATCAAGTCGTTCCAGCGGACTCACAGCAGCTCTCGCTCTTCCTTCCTCATCTTCCTGGGCGGCCTGGTGATCACTGACTTCATGGGTCTGGTGGTCACAGGCAGCATTGTGGTCTCCTTTCATGTGACGCACTTCAACTGGCGCAATTTGGACCCACACTGCCACTTCTGCAACTTCATGGGCATGTCCATGGTCTTCTACGGACTATGTCCGCTGCTGCTCGGTGCGGCTATGGCTCTGGAGCGCTTCATTGGCATCACCCGTCCATTTGCACGCACCACCACTCTGCCCAGGAGGCGAACGGTCTTCATGTTGTTGCTG GATAAGATGCAACGTCCCCGAGATCAGGAAGTGGAAATGATGGTGCAGCTCATCCTGATCATGGCCATCGCTTCCATCTGCTGGTGCCCGATGCTA ATTTATATTCTGGTGAACTCTTCGACTGAGGAAGCTGTAAAAGATGAAAGTGTTTTGTTGTACATACGCTTGGCCACCTGCAATCAGATATTTGACCCCTGGATATACATCATGTGTCACGTTTCCCGAATAAG
- the tbxa2r gene encoding thromboxane A2 receptor isoform X3 — protein sequence MNTSALLPSNDTPLCYRINNPPFKYVPTIASAYFSSIFSVLGITSNLIAFVVLIKSFQRTHSSSRSSFLIFLGGLVITDFMGLVVTGSIVVSFHVTHFNWRNLDPHCHFCNFMGMSMVFYGLCPLLLGAAMALERFIGITRPFARTTTLPRRRTVFMLLLVWFFAGCIALLPLTGVGSYHMQMPGSWCFFNISSEGNDLTFSVLFSMVGLTCIAVSFVLNTVTVVTLIKVCCGQDKMQRPRDQEVEMMVQLILIMAIASICWCPMLIYILVNSSTEEAVKDESVLLYIRLATCNQIFDPWIYIMCHVSRIRSLLHKLC from the exons ATGAACACTTCTGCCCTACTGCCCTCTAACGACACGCCGCTCTGCTACAGGATTAACAATCCTCCTTTTAAGTATGTGCCCACCATTGCCTCAGCCTACTTCTCTTCCATCTTCAGCGTGTTGGGTATCACCTCCAACCTCATCGCCTTTGTGGTTCTAATCAAGTCGTTCCAGCGGACTCACAGCAGCTCTCGCTCTTCCTTCCTCATCTTCCTGGGCGGCCTGGTGATCACTGACTTCATGGGTCTGGTGGTCACAGGCAGCATTGTGGTCTCCTTTCATGTGACGCACTTCAACTGGCGCAATTTGGACCCACACTGCCACTTCTGCAACTTCATGGGCATGTCCATGGTCTTCTACGGACTATGTCCGCTGCTGCTCGGTGCGGCTATGGCTCTGGAGCGCTTCATTGGCATCACCCGTCCATTTGCACGCACCACCACTCTGCCCAGGAGGCGAACGGTCTTCATGTTGTTGCTGGTGTGGTTCTTTGCCGGCTGCATAGCGTTGTTGCCTCTGACAGGAGTCGGGAGCTACCACATGCAGATGCCCGGCTCCTGGTGTTTTTTCAACATTAGCTCAGAGGGCAATGACCTGACCTTTTCTGTGCTCTTCTCCATGGTCGGGTTGACGTGCATCGCTGTGTCTTTTGTGTTGAACACGGTGACTGTTGTGACGCTGATCAAGGTGTGCTGTGGACAGGATAAGATGCAACGTCCCCGAGATCAGGAAGTGGAAATGATGGTGCAGCTCATCCTGATCATGGCCATCGCTTCCATCTGCTGGTGCCCGATGCTA ATTTATATTCTGGTGAACTCTTCGACTGAGGAAGCTGTAAAAGATGAAAGTGTTTTGTTGTACATACGCTTGGCCACCTGCAATCAGATATTTGACCCCTGGATATACATCATGTGTCACGTTTCCCGAATAAG